The following coding sequences are from one Rattus norvegicus strain BN/NHsdMcwi chromosome 11, GRCr8, whole genome shotgun sequence window:
- the Cpox gene encoding oxygen-dependent coproporphyrinogen-III oxidase, mitochondrial precursor translates to MALRLGQLGSGPWWRAVRGDYAQLRAPSPRSASACVCRLPGTAGTQPRRGLGHGSSAGGGSRLGTGLAAALAGMAGLAAAVLGHVQRAEMVPKSSGARSPSPGRLEEDGDELARRCSTFMSSPVTELRELGRRPDDMKTKMELMIMETQAQVCRALAQVDGVADFSVDRWERKEGGGGITCVLQDGRVFEKAGVNISVVHGNLSEEAANQMRSRGKALKKKDGKLPFTAMGISSVIHPKNPYAPTMHFNYRYFEVEEADGKMHWWFGGGCDLTPTYLNREDAVHFHRTLKEACDQHGPDIYPKFKKWCDDYFFIAHRGERRGIGGIFFDDLDSPSKEEAFRFVKTCAEAVVPSYVPIVKKHCDDSYTPQDKLWQQLRRGRYVEFNLVYDRGTKFGLFTPGSRIESILMSLPLTARWEYMHSPPENSKEAEILEVLRHPKDWVH, encoded by the exons ATGGCCTTGCGGCTGGGCCAGCTAGGCTCGGGCCCCTGGTGGCGAGCGGTGCGAGGTGACTATGCACAGCTGCGCGCCCCGTCCCCTCGCAGCGCGTCCGCCTGCGTCTGCCGGCTGCCTGGCACCGCCGGTACCCAGCCTCGCCGCGGGCTGGGCCACGGCTCCTCGGCTGGAGGCGGGTCCCGGCTGGGGACCGGGCTGGCCGCGGCGCTGGCGGGGATGGCAGGGCTGGCAGCCGCCGTCTTAGGGCACGTGCAGCGGGCGGAGATGGTGCCCAAGAGCTCGGGGGCGCGGAGCCCCTCACCTGGACGGCTGGAGGAGGACGGGGACGAGCTGGCCCGCCGCTGCAGCACCTTCATGTCCTCGCCGGTGACCGAGCTGCGGGAGCTGGGGAGAAGGCCGGATGACATGAAGACCAAGATGGAGCTGATGATTATGGAGACCCAGGCCCAGGTGTGTCGGGCGCTGGCACAGGTAGACGGAGTCGCTGACTTCTCTGTGGACcgatgggagaggaaggaag GAGGTGGTGGCATCACCTGTGTGCTTCAGGACGGGCGTGTGTTTGAGAAGGCCGGGGTGAACATTTCTGTCGTTCATGGGAatctttctgaggaggcagcaaACCAAATGAGAAGCAGAGGAAAAGCCCTGAAGAAGAAAGATG GTAAATTGCCGTTTACTGCTATGGGTATAAGCTCCGTGATTCACCCTAAGAATCCTTATGCACCCACCATGCATTTCAACTATAGATACTTCGAAGTAGAAGAAGCTGATG GTAAGATGCATTGGTGGTTTGGGGGTGGATGTGACCTCACACCGACATACCTGAACCGAGAGGATGCCGTCCATTTCCACCGTACTCTGAAGGAAGCTTGCGATCAGCACGGGCCAGACATCTAccccaaatttaaaaaatg GTGTGACGACTACTTCTTCATAGCACATCGCGGGGAGCGGAGGGGCATCGGCGGCATCTTTTTCGATGACCTCGACTCTCCATCCAAGGAGGAGGCGTTCCGCTTTGTGAAGACGTGTGCCGAGGCAGTGGTTCCTTCCTATGTTCCCATTGTGAAAAAGCACTGTGATGACTCCTACACCCCCCAGGATAAGCTGTGGCAGCAGCTGAGGAGAGGGCG GTATGTAGAGTTTAATCTGGTGTATGATCGGGGCACCAAGTTTGGCCTCTTTACTCCAGGATCCAGGATCGAAAGCATCTTGATGTCTTTACCTCTAACAGCAAG GTGGGAGTATATGCATTCCCCTCCAGAGAATTCCAAAGAAGCTGAAATTCTGGAAGTGCTGCGCCATCCAAAGGACTGGGTGCACTGA